From Coffea arabica cultivar ET-39 chromosome 9c, Coffea Arabica ET-39 HiFi, whole genome shotgun sequence, one genomic window encodes:
- the LOC113705400 gene encoding transcription factor TCP2, whose protein sequence is MEMEEMQTPGCKFPRIRSRSGRINDDAAKIGHKGDDQCKPEEDEADGEEEVKRANVNGSARGGGGGVGVGGLDITASSGLGRLCGWPSSRIVRVSRASGGKDRHSKVWTTKGLRDRRVRLSVTTAIQFYDLQDRLGYDQPSKAVEWLLKAAASSIAELPSINTAFPDTPQQLSDEKRSSAGTHELGFDSAEMDMEGELNYQQQQQLGAFSKSACSSTSETSKGSGLSLSRSESRIKARERARERAAEKEKEKEKEESSRVAHQPHLNVNPISENSSFTQLLTAGMSNSANVSNTSSNNNTTGSPTGGSIHQNPGSGSGSGGGGSNAGGNGNNGTANESNFFHKSSSRHWSSSTPMDYFATGLLGLSSSSRAIHQPSASFLGQIQLGNPLHQSLTSVSSPLFTITADHHHHHSSHTNLPHFSFVPDHLVPVVTAAGGNGNSQSNHTGNGNGSNSDYNLNFTISSPSSSGLAGFNRGTLQSNSSSPPSLLPHVQRFSPIDGPSSAFFSSTTASPPNAAVAPVENHHHHHHHFLPGFDARLQLCYGDGTRHSDHKSKGKN, encoded by the coding sequence ATGGAGATGGAGGAGATGCAAACCCCAGGGTGTAAATTTCCGAGGATCCGCAGCAGAAGTGGTAGGATTAATGATGACGCAGCCAAGATAGGGCATAAAGGGGATGACCAGTGCAAGCCTGAGGAAGATGAAGCAGATGGGGAGGAGGAGGTCAAGAGGGCCAACGTCAATGGGAGTGccagaggaggaggaggtggtgtTGGGGTGGGGGGACTGGATATAACTGCTTCGAGTGGTCTAGGTAGGCTTTGTGGGTGGCCTTCTTCTCGGATTGTTAGGGTTTCACGGGCATCCGGTGGAAAAGATCGGCATAGCAAAGTTTGGACTACGAAAGGACTAAGAGACCGGCGTGTTCGTTTGTCAGTGACCACTGCAATACAATTCTATGATCTGCAGGATAGACTGGGTTATGATCAGCCCAGCAAGGCCGTAGAGTGGCTGCTTAAGGCTGCAGCCAGCTCTATCGCGGAGCTGCCCTCGATTAATACAGCATTTCCAGACACTCCTCAGCAGCTCAGTGATGAAAAGAGGTCAAGTGCAGGTACTCATGAGCTTGGCTTTGATTCTGCAGAAATGGACATGGAAGGTGAACTCAATTACCAGCAACAGCAGCAGCTTGGGGCTTTCTCTAAATCTGCTTGTAGTAGCACTTCTGAGACCAGTAAGGGTTCAGGATTGTCGCTTTCCCGGTCTGAAAGCCGGATTAAAGCTCGAGAGAGGGCCAGGGAAAGAGCAGCTGAgaaggagaaagagaaagagaaggaaGAATCTTCTCGTGTAGCCCATCAGCCACACCTGAATGTGAACCCTATTTCTGAAAATTCTTCTTTCACTCAGCTATTGACTGCTGGGATGAGTAATTCTGCTAATGTTAGCAACACTAGCAGCAACAACAACACAACTGGTAGTCCTACAGGCGGTTCAATTCATCAAAACCCTGGCAGCGGCAGCGGCAGCGGCGGCGGCGGCAGCAATGCCGGCGGTAATGGTAATAATGGCACTGCAAATGAGTCTAATTTTTTCCACAAATCATCATCCAGACATTGGTCTTCTTCTACTCCTATGGACTACTTTGCCACAGGGCTTTTAGGCCTGTCCTCTTCTTCCCGTGCTATACATCAACCATCTGCAAGCTTTTTGGGGCAAATCCAGCTGGGTAATCCTCTTCATCAGTCCCTGACGTCTGTATCCTCCCCGCTGTTTACCATCACAGCtgaccaccaccaccaccacagcTCCCACACGAACCTTCCGCATTTCTCGTTTGTACCGGACCACCTCGTCCCGGTTGTGACAGCTGCCGGTGGGAATGGGAATAGCCAAAGTAATCATACTGGTAACGGTAACGGCAGTAACAGTGATTACAATCTCAACTTTACCATTTCTTCTCCATCTTCTTCCGGCCTTGCTGGTTTCAATAGGGGGACCCTTCAGTCCAATTCTTCTTCTCCGCCGTCTCTGTTACCTCACGTCCAGAGGTTTTCGCCCATAGACGGACCATCATCGGCTTTCTTCAGCAGCACAACCGCATCTCCACCTAATGCTGCTGTTGCACCTGTGGAGaaccaccaccaccatcacCACCACTTTCTCCCCGGATTCGATGCCCGGTTGCAGCTTTGCTACGGCGACGGTACCCGCCATTCTGACCAcaagtcaaaaggaaaaaactga